The sequence GTATGATGCGCGAACTGGTGGAGCTTTGCAAGCTGAGGAAAAATATGATCCCGATACTCGGGGATGCAACCAAACCCAGAAGCTACCTTAACCTGGTGGAGAAGGTGGATGTGCTTTACTGCGACGTGGCCCAGGCCAAACAGTCAGAGCTCTTCATGGACAACATGCGCCTCTTCCTGAAACCTGAGGGCATCGGGATCATAACCGTCAAGGCAAGGAGCATAGACGTGACTCAGAACCCCAAGAAAGTGTTCCGTGCAGAGGAATCCAAATTGAAGACTGGAGGATTCCGCGTACTTGAAAGGATAAAGCTTGAACCCTACGAGAAAGACCATATGGCCTTTGTTTGTGAATTTGCGTTTTAAATGTATTTTATATTCTTTTTTTTATTTCATTTAACTTTTTTTTTATTATTAATTCAATTAAATTGAAATTTTTATAATCATAAACTAATTTTACTATTTGTAAAATCCCTTTGAAAAATCCTGAAGGATTCTTAGAAGTTGCAACGAAATAGAAGAGGAATAAATCCATTAAAAATAAGAAATAATCCCCTAAGGGATTAAAGCATTAAAATTAGTATTATGTCAAGAATTACGAAAAGAATTCCTATGATCAGCACAAGTACTTCTCCACCCGACACCTTCTTCAGTGGTAGATCTCCCTGTTCCTTTAGCCAGTAACTGTTAAGGGTTTTCTGAACCATTAAAAATGGAATGATTAGAGCTATTATGAATATCCATGAAACAATATCCAGGAGAGGGTTACCGTTAAGCGCCAACCTTCCTTGTAAGTATACGAAAAGAACCCACGTTATTATCACAACCCAGAGAGAATAGTTTTTAACACCTGCTTCCTCAGCATATTCATGTATATCCCTGAACTGGGTTCCAACAAAATAAAGGTTGACTAAAGGTATGAAAAGGGCCAGAGTTCTAAGTCCCACATTTATATCCAGATTTTTATGGGCCTTAAAATCTCTCCAGTTACGGTAGAACCAGTAAAGTTGATAAAGTCCTCCAGTTATAACGATAAAAATTGCCAATTTGGTTGTGGACTGATAATTTGAGTATTCAATTTTATTGTGGCCATTGTTTTCACTATTTTGTGGATTGAGCTCTGTTTTAATTTCTAGTATGGGTTTTTCAAACCATGATCCACAATGTTTACATTTATCCGCATCTTTTTCAATTTCTTCACCACATTCCGGGCAAAAAACTGTATTATCACTGTTCATATTTTTTCACCTTATTTACTCAATGATACTATCTTAAAAACAAGTATTTAATAATTACTATGATTACATTAATACATGATTACAGGTATGCTGATTAAAATTTGGAATGTTATTGAATTAATGAAAAATTGGATTAAATTTATTAAATAAGGAGAAATATTAAATCAAGAAAAAATTGTGCATCGTTGAAACTGATTCAAAAATGAGTTATTTAAAAAATACATTAAAGTTCAATTAATACAGAAAAGTTTTTAATAAGAATTAAAGCTTCTCAAGGATCTTGTCAAGCACCCTCTTGGCAATTTCAGCTTTTGAGGTTAACGGAACTGTCCAAAGATCTCCATCAAGAATTATGACCTCGTTCTGGTCGGAACCGAATCCTGCACCCTCAACTGCAACATCGTTTGCAACCATGAGGTTTGCATGGGATTCTTCCATTCTTCTGCGTGCAGATTCTACAAGTTCCTCATCTGAAACCTGGTACTCTGCCTTGAAGCCCACAAGAAATATATCTGGGTTGATGTCCTTCACAGAGCTTATTATTTTAGGTGCACGTTTGAGTTTGAGCGTTAGATCCGAATCTGATGAGATTTTATCCTGGCCTTGAGAATGCACTGTGAAGTCTGAAACTGCTGCAGCAGATACAAACACATCATTTCCAGGGACAAGTTTTTGAAGTGATTCTTCCATTTTATCTGTGGATTCTGCTTCAACCACATGGAATAGTTTTGGAATACGTGTTTCTATCTTTCCACAGAGCATTGTGACTTCTGCACCTCTTCTGAAGGCTTCCTTGGCAATTTCAACTCCCATCTTACCGGAGCTGCGGTTGGTTATTCCCCGTACCTTGTCTATTGCCTCGTAGGTTGAACCTGCACTTACCAGAACGTTTTTACCCAGTAAGTTGGATTTCTGGCCTTCGGGGGAGTTCAGGTAGAGTTCCCTCATGGCCTGAAGTGCTATGTCATGGATGTCAGGGAACTTGGCCTTTCCCTCCTCGAGTTTGGGTTCAAGGAAGGTGATTCCCTCATCCTTGAGTTTCTGGATGTTACCTTCAACTGCGTTGTACATGGAATCGTGCATGGATGGAACAAATACTATTGGGGTTTCATGCCCAAATGCAGTTATAAGAAGAGTGTTTATGGGGTTGTCTGCTATTTTATATGCGAACTTGCTTATGACGTTGGCTGTGGCCGGTGCAACAAGTACAAGGTCTGTTTGAGCGTATTTAACGTGCTCTATTTCCCCTGTGAGATCAACCACCACCTTTTGACCCGTTGCAAATTCCATTGCATTGGGGTGGATGAGGTTGCATGCATCGTCACTCATGAAGCACTTTACAGTTGCTCCCTGCCTCCTGAGTTCCCTTGCAAGTTTCACAGCTTCTATTGCAGCTATACTCCCTGTAACACATAGTACGATTTCCATAGTATCAACATGAAGGTTGTTGTATTCTGGTTTGTTCTCCAGAATATTTATAATTTATTAGAAATCATCCCTGTCTATGACGAGAACAGTTTCTTCCCCGGTTAACTGTTTTATCACGTCATTTAGAGCATCAAGTCTTCCTGGAATCTTTCTGGAGTCTTCCCTGACAACCCTTATCTTGAACTTCTCATTTCCGTCGGTTCCATAGAGTATGTTTATTCCAGATATCCTTGCAGGTGCGAGTATGTCCTTTGCAACTTCCTTGAAGTCTGAATTTTCTCCTACAACCCTTATCTTCTTGCCAACCGTCCTTGAGATTTCCCTAACGATTTTTCCACTCTTTCCTATGAGCTTTCCAACCTGGTCCTTCTCTGTGACGATTATAACAATATCTCCAATTTCGATGGTCCTTTTAAAGCCTATCTTTCCTTCACCGACCCTGAAGAGTATCTTTGCAATGTCCAAGTCAAGCTGGGTTATTTCACCCTTCTTCAGCTTGTTCTCACACCCCTGACATAACATTCCACTTTTTAAACAGACATCGCATACTGGCAATACCATTTACATTCCTCCTTTTGATTATTTGATGATCGTAACATGGATTATAGACGTAGAAGATAACATTAATGCTGATTTTAAAACATACAGCTTAATCGGGTAAAATTTGATCGTGAGCCGTGTTTCTGGATAAATCTAATTAGTTAATAATTAATTTGATAACAGCAGTATAAGAACCTATTTTAAACTCTTAAAGTTTCAAATATTCTCTATTTTCTACATCGCAAGATGCAGCTAAAATAAAAGCAGATTTTAGTGGTTCTATTAATGCTTCTTATTAGTCATATAAAGATGGTACTGTAACAGATATAATTGTATCACCGCTACTAATATATAACTTTGCATGTAGGGAGGAACTGGTTTAATGTTAATAACCGAAGTTCATCACGATTTTTGAACATCAAGAACCCCATGAATCCATAAAAAACATTGAAAAGCCCCTTGAAACCTTAAAAACTGTAAAAAAAATAAGAGTTGTTGGATAAAATCTTATTTTAAAGATTAAAATCCACTTAGAAGTCCACCAAAGTCAGTTCTATCCTGTGCTGCTGGTTGACCTGCCTTGGACACTATGGTTCTTGAGAGTGAGGTCAGGTTCATGGACTGAATCCAGACTTTACCGTTTCCACGGAGGGTTGCAAAGAATATTCCCTCACCACCAAATATGATGTTTTTAAGGCCCTTTTCGTTGAGACCTCCTATCATCTCTATGTCGTAGTCTATGGTGTCTTCAAAGGCAACCAAACATCCAGTGTCTATCTGTATGGTGCCACCGTAATCTGCAGGATTGAGTTCTATGAGGTTTCCACAGGCTCCTAAAAACAGGCTACCCCTGTCGCTGAACCTTTCAAGTATGAAGCCCTCTCCTCCAAAGACTCCTGCTCCCAGCTTTTTTGTCAGGGCTATGTCGAAGTTGACTGTACTTTCTGCCGTGAGAAGCCCCTCAGACTGGACGAAGAGATCCTTGGAGCCGTCCAGTTCTATGTGTTTTATTTCACCAGGTATCATCTGTGCAAATGAAACCAGTCCTTGACTTCCCATGGGTGTGAAGTAAACAAACGCCAGGCTTTCACCTGCAAGTTTCCTTTTTCCCATGTCTATGGCTGTTCCTATTGCCTGGTCAAGGAAGCCCTTTTTCTCTTCTCTTTTACCTGAACCTAAACGTGTTTCCATGTCAACATTGTCAGTTTTCCAGAGGAACTTTCCAGCCACCCCGTAAACCTCTTCTCCAGGTGAAAGTTCAGTTACAAGCATTTGCATTGCGTTTCCAACGAGTTTATGGTTTATCATTTCTATGCCTCCTGAGAGATGCCCAATGAAATATTTTTAGTATGGATTCTCTCGAGCTAACAATTTAGATTTTAGGTGGAGAGGTTATATGATTTTCCATAGGATTTTTAGGAAAAAGCAGGTGGATCGTTCAAAGCAAACCCTCCAAACTAAACTGAATTCAACCAAAAATGAGTGAAAAAGGAACTATTATTCTTTATTTTAAAAAAAAACTCTAAATTAGGGGATAAATAATTCTAAAAAAATAAAAGAATATGTGCAGTTAAAAAATGTTTACTGCACTTTGAAACTGTTTATAACCATGTTGAAGTTGTCCTGCTGGTTGTTGAAGTCTGACTGGGTTGCACCGCAGAGTATAACGTAGATGTCGCTGTTCTCCTTGAGCCACACAGCCTGCATCTGCATCGCCGTGCCGCTTGTTGAATTCACTGTGTAAACATTTTCAAGGGCTGTTGCACCGTTGACTGTGATGTTTCCCTCAGATACGCGCTGGTAGCTTGTGTTTGTAAAGAGTGATGCGTAGTTTGCATTGTAAGCAGTCTGCAGGTCTGAACTGGTTGCATTTGACTTCTGTATCAGGACGAAGGTCTGTGGTTCTCCAGTTGTGTTGTCCACACTTTTTGGATCTCCAACAGCTGCAAGTGAGTTGTTTGATACCGCGTTTGCAGTGTTCCATGTTCCTGGATAATCAAATGAAATGCCGTTTTGAGAGTAATGGCTGGTTGTGTTGTTGGTCTCGTTCCCGCTTGAAACGCATCCAGAAACCGACACAACAAGGCACAGAAGAGCCAGTAGTATTAAAAAAGGATACTTCTTCATTTTTATTCACCTTCTTACGTAGAATTCATGATAAAATAAAAGAAAATGGGGTTTAACCCGATTGTGGACTACTATTTGTAGTAGGAGTGTTCGTGTTGGTATTCGTGTTCGTAGGTGTGGTCGTTGTCGTCTTCTTCACCGTTGTGGTGTTGGATACCTTGGTTGTGTTGGATACCTTGGTTGTGTTGGTTGTGTTGACTACAACTGCTGGTGGAAATGCACTTTCATTGAGCGTGAGCACGGCACTTGAAGTGTTGTTGGAAGGTGCTTTGAGGAACATCGCTCCCAATGTTGTTCCAACGAAAAATGCAACAACGAGAAAACCAATTAGGGCCATTTTACCCTTGGACAATCCGCTTTTTTTGGGTTTCTGATTCTTGTAAGCCAAGCTGGAAGCCTTTTTCTTGGAAGCCCTTGCCTTTGGAGAAGGCATTGTAACGTACTTCTTAACCAGTTCTTCCTTTTCCTCAGCTTCTTTCTGCTTGAACTGTTCTACCTTTTTTTCCTCAGCAGTGTCGTGGGTTAGAACTTCTTCCTTACCCTGAAGCCTTTTGATATTGTCCACAGCAAGAACTGTGCCCAATTTGTCCTCTATAACCTTTTTCTTAATGGTGTACTGTCTTTTAGAAATTTTGCCCTCAGCAAATTCTGCTTCAAGCTTTTTTAAATCATTAGTAAATCTTTCCTTATCTGAAACGATGTCAATCATCTCCTTCTGCAGGATATGAACCTAAAATCTTTATATAACCTACATTGGATCTTATGATATTTAAAATATTCTCGATCTCAGGGTCGCTTCTGTGACCCTCAAAATCCACAAAGAAGATGTAACTGCCGAGTTTTTCCTTGGATGGTCTTGACTCAATTTTTGTTAGGTTTATGTTTCGCCTTGCAAATTCTCCAAGCACATCGTAAAGATCACCAGGTTTATCCTCAAGCATTGAAAAGACTATGGATGTTTTATCCTTTCCAATTCTTGGAGCATCCTCCAGTGCAACAACAACGAATCTTGTGACGTTGTTAGCATAGTCCTGAATGTTTCTGGCAGCAATTTTTAAACCGTAGAGTTCTGCAGCTTTATTCGTTCCAATTGCCCCTGCATTCTTTTCCCCGGCAACGAGTTTGGCAGCTGCAGACGTGCTGGGTGCGGTGTGCACGGCAACACCCATATCCTCTGTGAACTTTCTGCACTGTGAAAGAGCCTGTATATGAGAATATATAACCTTTATGTCCTCAATTTTTGCTTCAGGATTTAAAAGGAGGTTTTGACTTATGGGAATCATTATCTCATTGCGTATCTTGAGGTCGTACTCATGGACCAGAAGATCCAAGGTCACGCAGACCGGACCCTCTATGGAGTTTTCAATTGGCACAACTCCAGCGTAAACCTCTCCCTTCTCAACCGCCTCAAGCACCTCCAGTATGGATTCAAACCCAACGAGTTCTCCTCCAAGTCTTGATGCAGCCTTCTCTGTGAAGGTTCCTGAGGGTCCGAAGAATCCTATTTTTTTGCCTTTGTAATCATCGTAATTTTTGTTCAGTATAAGCCACCCCTGAGATAGTTTGTGATCCTGTCACTTGTAGATTGATGTATCCTTCTTATAACTGCTTTCCCATGGTCAAATTCAAGGAGGGTTGCAACCACCCCAAGATCCCTGAGGTGTCTAACGAATTCTGCAGCATCCTCGTAGCTGTCCACGTGGATCACAAGGTCCTCTGAAGCCACTTCTCCACCTGAAACATGTTTTATCATGTCCAGCATTGGGTAGAGTATGGATTCTCCAAGTCTCTGGGCTCGCTCCTCCAGTTCCTCCCAGGATTCCTCTAACTCGTAGGCCTGGAATCCTTCCCTTATAACCCTGCTGAAGAAGAAGGATCTTCCAAATTCAAAGGGATAACTGAAGGCGTACTCCAGTTCATCTGCATGGGCCTTGGATGATGTGTACTTAAGGGGTGTTATCTTCATCCCAGGGTCCTTCATGACCACACCCTCCCTGTCTGCTTCTCCAAGTTTTTTAACAATGCCCATAATCTTTTCTGGAGCATCTTCAACATCAAAAATACCTAGAAGCTTCACAGGAGGCAGTCCATATCTTTCAAGGGTTTCAAATTTCTCATCTATTGTAAGGGGCTTGTTTGAAACCTTTTCCCTGAGGTCGAATATACGGAATCCCAGGCTTCCAATCTCAGGGTAGTAATGGGTTACGTATGGGTTTTCAGTTCCCACCATTTCACCACATATCACAATCTCAGGGTTGTCCGTGAAAAAATCAGTTAAATCCATGATTTCAGGGGCTTTTTTTGTTGTGTATGGACATATATAACCCCCACGTGTAAAAGCAGTTATTTTATTATTTACAAGAGCTATTCTAACGTTGTAGCCGTTCATCTTCTCTTCAACAGCCACCTCATCAGCGAAATGGTTTTTCAGGGCAGGGTTGAGCATCAAGGTCCTTCTTATCTTTGGAAATCCTCTTATTATTTCTATTTTATCTCCAAAACAGATCATCGTCCCTGATTCAATTTTCCCAATCCTCTTCCGGAACTGGATAGCTTCCACACCCTGAGAATCGTAGTACTTCAGGTTTCCCCTCTTGAAAGCTCCTTCTAATTTTTTTGAGTTTATATCAACGATTTTTGGTAGTTCTTTTTTTATGAAGGAGGGTAAGGCAGTGCTGTAGCTAAGTCCACATGATGGACATTTAAAAAAAAAGATTTTATGGGAATTTTGCTTCCCAATATTTATTTCCATGCTGGAATTACACTTTGAACACTTTATTTCTGGTGAAATTCAGTGAACCTCCTCAAGCTCCACTATGAATTCTAACAGATCTGTTTTGGTGATTATTCCCGCAAGCTGGTTTTCAGGGCCTCTGACAGGCACTCCACTGAAGTTTTCCTGAAGCATGAGCTTTGAAAGGTCATCAACTGTTTCATCCTGTGCTATGGTTTTAACGTTCTGTGTCATCACATCCTCAACCAGGAGGTTTCTTATCCTTGCAGGTTTGTACTTATCTGGAACCACTTTTCTGAATGAGGTTACAGCTTTTGCTATGTCCTTTGCAGTTATAATTCCCACGAGTTCATTTTCCTCCACAACTGGCAGTCTTCCTATTTCCTTATCTATTATGCATCGTCTTGCATGCACCAGTCTGTCTGTTGGACTTATGGTCACGAGATCCTGTTTCATTTTACCTTCAACCAGGGTGTTGTTGAAGGGTTTTCCCTGACAGATCTCTATGAAGTCGGTTTTTGTGAGCATACCAATGATTTCACCATCATCCACAACTGGCATTCCCCCGATCTTGTTTTCTATCATGGTTTTTGCTGCGTTTCCTATGCTCCTTGTACTTTCAACTGTGATTGGGGCTGGGGTCATGACGGTTGAAACATGGAAGTGTGAAGGTGCCATGTTTCCGTACTTCGATGATCCTAAACTTGTGGCTATGTCCTTTTCAGTTACCATTCCCACGAGTTCTTTTACATGTTCTGTGTTTGTGTTTACAACTGGGAGACGTGATATTCTGTGTTTTTTAAGGAGTTTCAGTGCATCTTGGATGTTCTGATCTTTGTCTATTACAACAGCGCCTTCTTTCATTATATCTTTTACATGCATCTTTTTTCCCCGCTAAGTTTTTACATCCCTTTTTATTATCCAATCGATTCTTGAACTTACCTTACAATCACTGTATTCCTTTAATTATGTCTGTTTTTGTGATTATTCCTGTAAGATCATCTCCTTCCACGACTGGAAGACCTCCTATATCTTCACGGATCATTGTATCTGCAGCTTTAGCTGCATCCTCATCCCCAGAAATTTTTATCATATCGTTTTGCATTATGTCTCCTGCAGTTAGCATTGAAACCATTCTAACGTTTTTCTTACTTTTTCCCTCCTCGGAATTTCTCAGGAAGTATATCTTCTCAACGTTAACCCCGGTTTCAGGATCCTCCACGTATGCAAAGGATATATTTTCAGGAGTGATCATTCCAACGGGCTCATTGTCCCTGATCACAACAACCTTTCCTATGTTGTTTTCTTCCATTACGCCTATAACATGTGCTATGCTGTGATTTTCGTTTACGGTTATGACTTCTGGAGTCATTAGTTTTGAAACCTTCCATCTGCCCTGGAATTTTTTGCTGTAAAATTTCATGATGTCTGTTTTGGTTACGAGCCCTGCAAGTCCATCTTCATCAGCCACTGGGATGGAGCTTATACCCTGTTTTATCATGATTTCAACGGCAGTTTTTACATCGTCTTGAGGTGCCACGGTCACAGGGTTTGGGGTCATGACCCTCCTTATTGAGATCTTGTCTATTGGTCTCATTTTCCATTTTGGACCTTTACCCCTCATTTTTCTGGTTAGATCTTTTTCTGTGACCATGCCAACAGGTTTTTCTTCCCCGTCAACAACGATTATTCTGCTGAATCCATTTTTGAGCATGAGTTTTCTTGCATGTTCCACATGCTCGTTTTCACCGACTACAATAACTTTATCGTTCATCACATCTTCAATTTTCATGATATCCTCCAAACTGGCTTTGAATATCTTCTTAAATTTTTAAACGATTTTTTTTGAAGTTTTTTTTGAAGTTCTATGGATTTTAATCCAAGTATCATGCTTATTCAATTACAAAAAACTGGGCTTTTTTAAGGCCCAATTTTTGCAAACCGTAACCTGATCAAACCTTTATAGCCTTTAGAATATCACTTTCAGTTATTATTCCCACCAGTTCATCGTTTTGAATCACTGGAAGTCCTCCTATTCCTTCGAGTTCCATTGAACTGCAGAGATCTCCCAGTCTTGTGTTTGGAGTTGTTGCCACAACCTTGGTTTCCATTATGTCAACTATGGTTGTGTTCAGAATATCCTCGGCACTGTTGGTAACGAGTCTTCCAAAGAGACTGTTTTTCCCAAGGAATCCAAGTATATCTGTGGCGGTTAGGATGCCCACGATCTTATCGACCTCAGGGTGGGGGGTTTTACGTTCCTCTCCAACCACAGGAATCCTTCGAAGCTTGTTTCTAACCATTATCTTGGATGCGCCTTCAATCCTTGTACCGGGGGTTGTTGTTATAACGTCTTCGGTCATGAAGTCTTCAACAAGTTCGTCTGTGAGCACACCTGCAAGTAAACTTACAAAGTCCCTTTCTGAAACAATTCCAACGATTTTCTGGTTGGAATCCACAACAGGTAATCCTCCAACTTCTTTTTCAATCATCTTGTTGACTGCATGAGCCAAAGAATCCTTATGACTTATGGTTTCAACATCTCGAGCCATTATCTTCTTAACGGATTCATTTATGGCTGCCAGGAAGTTTCCTTCGTATTTATCCTCCATGATCCTGTACTTGTCGCCTCCACCAAGGAAGTCCAACATGTCCATGGAAGTTACTATTCCAAGAAGTTTACCTGTTCCTGGATCAGTTATTGGAAGTCTTCTGAACTTGTTTTTCACCATTATTTCAGCGGCTTCTTTTATGGTGGCAGTCTGGGGTGCTGTAACCACCGTTTTCTTTGCGATGCTCATTACATCGCCTTCGTGCTCTGAGGCATGTGTTTCAAATTCCACAGGACCTCGATCCATAGCTTTTACTAAATTTATAGTTTCTTTTCTTCTCATCAATACACCTCTTGTGAAAGATGAACTTGACATTTAATGATTGAATCAATGAATCATGGATTAATTAATTGACTTTTAATATAATCATTTAATACAAGGCTTAGATCTATGAAAAGAATGTAACGAATAGAAAAATTTAAAGAAATGATTGTTTAGGGTATGGAATCTAAAAAATAATCTGAAAAGTAATCTGAAAAATAATTCTGTCTTTGGTCCATTATCCCGTCTCGGGAGTGAAAATGGATGCTGTGAACGTAGGATCAGTTCAGGTATGAGCATAATATATCTTCTCGTGAAACTATGCCAACTAAATCTGCTTCTTTTGCTCTTTTGGGTTCTTTTTTAACGTACACTGGATTTTCAACTATTGGAATGCGACCTATATCGTGTTCAACGATCATCTCTGCTGCTTCCTTGATTCCAGTTTCGAGTGTTGCAACGATTGGGGGTGTCTTCATGACCCTCTCAACACGGATGGATCTGGTTTCACCAGATTTACCCCACATAAAATGCCCTGAATCTATTATGTCTTTACGTGTTATTATACCTATGATCTTTTCCTTCTTCATAACTGGAAGTCCTGAAAACCCTGTTTCATCCATCTGGTTCCAAACATTGGATATGGTATCATCGTGGTTACAGGTGACAACCTTCCTCTGAATCACATCACTGATGCTGCCCCTGGGAGCCTCACCATTGTAAAGAAATTTTTTGATCAAATCTCCAACGGTTACAATTCCAACAAGTTGCATACTTCCCTCTGATTCAATAACTGGGGCTTGTAAAGTATTAGATTTTATTAAATCGCGGCTCAGTTCGGTTATGTCCATTTCGGGTGTTGCAACAACCAGGGGTTTTCCCATTATTCCCTTGGCTTCCACATTTGATTTAGTTGCAGATATGCTCATCATGTCTCCGCGGGTTATCATTCCCTCAAGATGGTTACCTGAAACAACAGGTACTGAACGGAACCATCCTTCTCTAAATATTGATCTTACCTTTGTTGCATGGGCATCTATTGAAACAGTTACAGGATCCGATGTCATAACATCTTTAACTTGGCTCAAGTTACTCACCTTCTAACTCTTCTTTACACTCCTCACAAACAAATTTTCCATCAATTTCATCAAGATATTCTATATAATTCCCACATACCTCACATACTCCAGGTACGGATTTCTCTGCATCTCCGTATTCAACGGGGTTTGTCATTTTAGCGCTTTCAACCAGTATCTCAGTGAGTTCAGGTGAGACCATGACAACATCCGTTGATGTCAGAATACCTACGAGAACTCCTTTGTTGACAACTGGAAGCCTTCTTATATCATTTTTTGCCATGAGCCTTGCGGCTTGATTCAGTTCACTTCCTGGATCGATCACTATGAGGTTTTTGGTCATTATTTCACCGATGGTTATTTCACTGGCCTTGATATCCTTTGAAACAACCTTCGCAATTACATCACTTTCTGTGATCAATCCTTCAGGTTCAGTGTTGCTCTTGACTATGATGCAGCCTATCTTGTATCTGGTCATTAAAACTGCTGCGTCAGCAACTGTGGTCTTGGGATCCGCTGTAACTACGTGTGATGTCATTGCATCGTGTACTGTGAATTTGTCCATCTCCATTTTAAAACCTCCTATCTCACCTTTAGAAGTTTGTGAACTTGAGGTATCGTTAGCACATCTAAATGTTCTCCTGCCCTTTCAGAGAATTTGAACAATTCAGATGTCCTATCTTCCCACATATCCAGTGGACTTACGGGTTGAATAACCATGGACAGTTTTGAGGTGTCTTCCACCTCAGATTCTATCCTCGAGGCTATCGATCCCACCAGATCAACACTGGTTGAGGGCATCACAACAACTTTGCTGTAGGTATTTATCCCCTCATGGCTTAATAGTTTTATCGATTTTATTTCCGAATCCAGGAGATCCTCCCAGTCGGAAGAAGCTTCGTGTTCTGGTAATTTTATATCTACAGATGCATAGTTTATTAATTTAACTATTTTAGCTAATTCATCAGGCAACGAACCATTGGTTTCGATTAAAGATTTGAAATCATGTTCTTGGAGAAAATCCTTTATAAAATCTGCATGTAGCAAGGGTTCTCCACCCGTGAAGGATATAGAATGAAAATCCGGAGTCAATAATCCGTTTACTTTTTTATATAGTTCTTCTGTTGAAATTTCCTCACCATAGATGGGATCTCGGCTTTTTGAGGTGTCACAGTAGTTGCAGCTTAAGTTGCATCCGGAGAACCTTACAAAAACCTGTCTTCGGCCTATTAGAGTCCCTTCGCCCTGAATGCTTGAAAAAACCTCACTTATACGGGATTTCATTTTAAAACCTGCTTTAACCCCTTTTAGTCCCTATTTTTTGTGAAATAGGCGCCTTGACCTATTCCTTCATTCACACATATCTGGACGCTGGATATTTCTCCATTTAAAGCCTCAAGCTCCCTGTAAAGTTTCTCAGCGAAGTACTCTGAA is a genomic window of Methanobacterium congolense containing:
- a CDS encoding fibrillarin-like rRNA/tRNA 2'-O-methyltransferase, with product MDIEEKFKGLYIINDHIATENLNPTQKVYGEKLVDFEGKEYRIWDPRRSKLAAAVFNGLKRFPFNEGSKVLYLGASAGTTPSHISDITRNGMVYCVEFSPRMMRELVELCKLRKNMIPILGDATKPRSYLNLVEKVDVLYCDVAQAKQSELFMDNMRLFLKPEGIGIITVKARSIDVTQNPKKVFRAEESKLKTGGFRVLERIKLEPYEKDHMAFVCEFAF
- a CDS encoding zinc ribbon domain-containing protein; protein product: MNSDNTVFCPECGEEIEKDADKCKHCGSWFEKPILEIKTELNPQNSENNGHNKIEYSNYQSTTKLAIFIVITGGLYQLYWFYRNWRDFKAHKNLDINVGLRTLALFIPLVNLYFVGTQFRDIHEYAEEAGVKNYSLWVVIITWVLFVYLQGRLALNGNPLLDIVSWIFIIALIIPFLMVQKTLNSYWLKEQGDLPLKKVSGGEVLVLIIGILFVILDIILILML
- the coaBC gene encoding bifunctional phosphopantothenoylcysteine decarboxylase/phosphopantothenate--cysteine ligase CoaBC; translated protein: MEIVLCVTGSIAAIEAVKLARELRRQGATVKCFMSDDACNLIHPNAMEFATGQKVVVDLTGEIEHVKYAQTDLVLVAPATANVISKFAYKIADNPINTLLITAFGHETPIVFVPSMHDSMYNAVEGNIQKLKDEGITFLEPKLEEGKAKFPDIHDIALQAMRELYLNSPEGQKSNLLGKNVLVSAGSTYEAIDKVRGITNRSSGKMGVEIAKEAFRRGAEVTMLCGKIETRIPKLFHVVEAESTDKMEESLQKLVPGNDVFVSAAAVSDFTVHSQGQDKISSDSDLTLKLKRAPKIISSVKDINPDIFLVGFKAEYQVSDEELVESARRRMEESHANLMVANDVAVEGAGFGSDQNEVIILDGDLWTVPLTSKAEIAKRVLDKILEKL
- a CDS encoding KH domain-containing protein, encoding MVLPVCDVCLKSGMLCQGCENKLKKGEITQLDLDIAKILFRVGEGKIGFKRTIEIGDIVIIVTEKDQVGKLIGKSGKIVREISRTVGKKIRVVGENSDFKEVAKDILAPARISGINILYGTDGNEKFKIRVVREDSRKIPGRLDALNDVIKQLTGEETVLVIDRDDF
- a CDS encoding AIM24 family protein, with the translated sequence MINHKLVGNAMQMLVTELSPGEEVYGVAGKFLWKTDNVDMETRLGSGKREEKKGFLDQAIGTAIDMGKRKLAGESLAFVYFTPMGSQGLVSFAQMIPGEIKHIELDGSKDLFVQSEGLLTAESTVNFDIALTKKLGAGVFGGEGFILERFSDRGSLFLGACGNLIELNPADYGGTIQIDTGCLVAFEDTIDYDIEMIGGLNEKGLKNIIFGGEGIFFATLRGNGKVWIQSMNLTSLSRTIVSKAGQPAAQDRTDFGGLLSGF
- a CDS encoding PsbP-related protein; protein product: MKKYPFLILLALLCLVVSVSGCVSSGNETNNTTSHYSQNGISFDYPGTWNTANAVSNNSLAAVGDPKSVDNTTGEPQTFVLIQKSNATSSDLQTAYNANYASLFTNTSYQRVSEGNITVNGATALENVYTVNSTSGTAMQMQAVWLKENSDIYVILCGATQSDFNNQQDNFNMVINSFKVQ
- the pheA gene encoding prephenate dehydratase, which encodes MGFFGPSGTFTEKAASRLGGELVGFESILEVLEAVEKGEVYAGVVPIENSIEGPVCVTLDLLVHEYDLKIRNEIMIPISQNLLLNPEAKIEDIKVIYSHIQALSQCRKFTEDMGVAVHTAPSTSAAAKLVAGEKNAGAIGTNKAAELYGLKIAARNIQDYANNVTRFVVVALEDAPRIGKDKTSIVFSMLEDKPGDLYDVLGEFARRNINLTKIESRPSKEKLGSYIFFVDFEGHRSDPEIENILNIIRSNVGYIKILGSYPAEGDD
- a CDS encoding RNA ligase; this encodes MEINIGKQNSHKIFFFKCPSCGLSYSTALPSFIKKELPKIVDINSKKLEGAFKRGNLKYYDSQGVEAIQFRKRIGKIESGTMICFGDKIEIIRGFPKIRRTLMLNPALKNHFADEVAVEEKMNGYNVRIALVNNKITAFTRGGYICPYTTKKAPEIMDLTDFFTDNPEIVICGEMVGTENPYVTHYYPEIGSLGFRIFDLREKVSNKPLTIDEKFETLERYGLPPVKLLGIFDVEDAPEKIMGIVKKLGEADREGVVMKDPGMKITPLKYTSSKAHADELEYAFSYPFEFGRSFFFSRVIREGFQAYELEESWEELEERAQRLGESILYPMLDMIKHVSGGEVASEDLVIHVDSYEDAAEFVRHLRDLGVVATLLEFDHGKAVIRRIHQSTSDRITNYLRGGLY